GCCGCCGCAGCATTGGCAGCGCCCGAACCTGCCGCGCAAAGCGAAGCCGATGTCGTGTTCGGCAAGCGCGACGACTGACGCGGCACCTGATACGACCTGAACCAACCGCCCCCGCGCATCGCTTTGCGCGGGGGCTTTTCTTTTACACATGCATCAGGCAATCCTTCAGCAGTATTCCGCAAAAGGGTTATGCGCATGGATTTCACGCCTCAGGTCATCGTCGTGATCCGGTTTTCCTACCTTGGCGAAAATGGCTGGCGGCTGACGCATGGCGGTTTAGACGCCAACCGCGCAACGCTGTATAACGAGGCCCGCTTGGCCCGGCGTTTCAAGCTGTTCGAGGCCCTGACGCTGCGCTCGCTTCTGGCCCAGACCGATGCGGATTTCACGACGGCCATACTGATCGGATCGGATTTCCCGCTGGCATGGCGCAAACGCCTGACCGATCTTGTCAGGCCATTGGCCAAGGCCCGGATCATCGCGCTGCCACCGATGAAGAATTTCGCAGCCACCAAGAAAGTGTTGGACCTGTGCACCGAAGCGCCCTCGCATGTCATCTCTCTGCGGTTGGATGATGACGACGCCATGAGCCTTGATTGCGTCGCCGAGCAAAAGCGCCTTGCCCCGATGGTGTTGCAGATTTCGGGCGTGGATACGCCGACAGTCATTGCTTTCAACAACGGGCTGTTTCTGAAAATCGCAGAAGGTGGGAACAAGCTGTTCGGCGTTATTGAAAGCCTGCCTCTGGGCATCGGGATGGGTATGATCGCGCCCAAGGGTATGCGGCCCACGATCTTTTCGACCGATCATCGGCAAATTCACACAAGGTGGAATTGCTACACCGATTCCATGACGCCGCATTTCATTCGTTCGGTGCATGGCGACAACGATTCCGGCGCGCGCGTTTATGGTGTGGAAAAAGACTATTCCGATGCGGAACTGGACCAGATCATGGCAACCCGCTTTCCGTTCACGCGAGCAGAGTTGATGGCGCTGCATCCATGATGACCGACAACCTGCGCGCGGCTGTGTTCATGATGACCGGGTCCAGCGCATTTGCGGTGAACGACACCTTTCTAAAGCTGCTGGGCGACAATCTTGGCATGTTCCAGATCATCACCATGCGCGGGGTCGTGGTGTCGCTGATCTTTGCCCTGCTTTTGTGGATGCAGCGTGCCAAGATCAGCGCGCTGGTGCCGAAAGACAGGTGGCTGCTGGCCATGCGGTCGGGCGCGGAAATGGGGGCGGCGTTCTTCTTCTTCAACGCGTTGTTCCACATGCCCTTGGCGGCGGTCACGGCCATTTTGCAGGTCGTGCCGCTGACTGTTGCGGCTGCGGCCTACCTATTTCTGAAAGAGCCGCTGGGCTGGCGCAGGCTGTCGGCCATTCTGATCGGTATGGGCGGGGTCATGCTGATCGTGCGGCCCGGAACCGACAGTTTTACCATGGCTTCTGTCCATGCGTTGCTGTGCGTCTTAATGGTCACGCTGCGCGATCTGACCACGCGGGTCATGGCCAAGGGCGTGCCCTCTAGCATGGTGGCGCTGACCACGGCCATCGGGGTTACATTGATGGGCGCGGTGGGATCGGTGACGGAACACTGGGTCGTGCCTGCTGCCCTGTCATGGGCTTGGCTGGGCGGAACCGTGGTGTTCACGGTGCTGGGCTATTACCTTGTCATCCTTGCCATGCGCACCGGAGAGCTGACATTCGTTGCCCCGTTTCGGTATGCCTCACTGTTGGCGGCGCTGGTGCTGGGGTGGTTCGTGCTGTCGGAATGGCCCGCACCGCTGACCTTCGCAGGCAGCGCGATCGTGGTCGCAACAGGGGTCTATACGCTTTACCGCGAGGGCCGGGCGCGCCGCCGTGCATTGGCCGCCAAAGCAGCATTGCCACGCGCGCCCGGCGAGTGTTGACAACACCTGCGACTCCACCTATACGCCCCACAATCCACCTATCGCAGACTTTTCTGTGTGGCGGTGCGACTCAGATTAGTAGCGGTCAAGATCCGGGCTAAGCGCCCCGATCCTCTGGAATTCCACCGCGGCGCCCCCACCCTTGGGGACGCAAGCGGTATTCTGCGTTCTGCCTTTCGGGGATTGGGCGCAAACATGAGAGGCGCATAAAGCGTCATGAACACGGGTTGAAACGGGAAGAACCGGAATGCCAACGATCCAACAGCTGATCCGCAAGCCGCGGCAGCCGAAAGTCAAGCGCTCCAAGTCCATGCATCTGGAGCAGTGCCCCCAGAAGCGTGGTGTTTGTACGCGCGTTTACACCACGACGCCGAAAAAGCCGAACTCGGCTATGCGGAAGGTTGCCAAGGTGCGCCTGACCAATGGGTATGAAGTCATCAGCTACATCCCCGGCGAAAAGCACAACCTGCAAGAGCACTCTGTCGTGCTGATTCGCGGCGGCCGCGTCAAAGACCTTCCCGGTGTGCGTTACCACATCCTGCGCGGCGTTCTGGATACGCAGGGCGTGAAAGACCGTAAGCAACGCCGTTCGAAATATGGCGCGAAGCGTCCGAAGTAAGGAGAAGTTCAGATGTCTCGTCGTCACGCCGCTGAAAAGCGCGAAATCCTGCCGGACGCAAAGTTCGGCGACATGGTCCTGTCGAAATTCATGAACAACCTCATGATCGACGGTAAGAAATCGGTCGCTGAATCGATCGTCTATAACGCAATGGACCGGGTCGAGGGCAAGCTGAAGCGCGCGCCCATCGAGGTGTTCCACGAAGCGCTCGACAACATCAAGCCGTCCGTCGAAGTGCGCTCGCGCCGCGTTGGTGGTGCCACCTACCAGGTGCCCGTCGAAGTGCGCCCGACCCGCCGCGAAGCACTGGCGATCCGTTGGCTTATCAAAGCTGCGCGCGCCCGCAACGAGAACACGATGGAAGAGCGTCTGGCCGCCGAGCTGGTCGATGCCGTCAACTCGCGCGGGTCTGCCGTCAAGAAGCGGGAAGACACCCACAAGATGGCCGATGCTAACAAGGCATTCAGCCATTACCGCTGGTAATCCAGTTATTTCTGCAAGCCTGAGGAACTAGATCATGGCACGCGAATACCCCCTAGAGCGCTACCGCAACTTCGGGATCATGGCGCATATTGACGCCGGAAAGACCACGACGACCGAGCGCATCCTGTATTACACCGGCAAGTCGCACAAGATTGGCGAAGTCCATGACGGCGCGGCCACCATGGACTGGATGGAGCAGGAACAAGAGCGTGGCATCACGATCACCTCTGCTGCAACGACCACCTTCTGGGCCAAGACCATCGATGGCGAAAACCAGATCGGTGAGAAGCACCGCTTCAACATCATCGATACTCCCGGCCACGTTGACTTCACCATCGAAGTTGAGCGGTCGTTGGCCGTGCTCGACGGTGCGATCTGCCTGCTCGACGGCAATGCCGGGGTAGAGCCGCAGACCGAAACCGTCTGGCGTCAGGCTGACCGCTACAAAGTTCCGCGCATCGTGTTCGTCAACAAGATGGACAAAATCGGCGCAGACTTCTTCAACTGCGTGAAGATGATCAAGGACCGCACCGGTGCGACCCCGCTGCCGATCCAGCTGCCCATCGGCGCAGAGGATCAGCTGGAAGGCATCATCGACCTTATCGCGATGGAAGAATGGACCTGGCGTGGCGAGGATCTGGGCGCAAGCTGGACCCGTCAGCCGATCCGTGACGATCTGAAGGACTTGGCCGACGAATGGCGCGCCAACATGATCGAAATCGTCTGCGATCAGGACGACGACGTGATGGAAGCCTATCTTGAAGGCAACGAGCCCGACGAAGCGACCCTGCGCCGCCTGATCCGCAAAGGCACGCTGGCACTGGATTTCGTGCCTGTTTGCACCGGTTCTGCGTTCAAGAACAAAGGTGTCCAGCCGCTGCTGAACGCCGTGACCGACTATCTGCCCAGCCCGCTGGACGTGCCCGCCTATATGGGGTTCGACCCGAAGGACGAGACAGAGACCCGCGACATTCCGCGGTCTGCCGATGACGGTCAGCCTTTTGCCGGTCTGGCGTTCAAGATCATGAACGACCCGTTCGTCGGTTCGCTGACCTTTACCCGCATCTATTCGGGCGTCATCAGCAAAGGCGACGGCATCCTGAACTCGACCAAGGGCAAAAAAGAGCGCGTCGGTCGCATGATGATGATGCACTCGAACTCGCGCGAGGAAATCGATTGGGCCGCGGCTGGTGACATTATCGCACTTGCCGGCCTGAAAGAGACCACGACGGGTGACACGCTGTGCGATCCGGCCAAGCCGGTGGTTCTGGAAACCATGACCTTCCCCGATCCCGTGATCGAGATTGCCGTGGAACCCAAAACCAAGGCTGACCAAGAAAAGATGAGCCAAGGTCTGGCACGTCTGGCCGCCGAGGATCCGTCTTTCCGCGTCGAAACCGATCTGGAATCGGGTCAGACCATCATGAAGGGCATGGGCGAGCTTCATCTCGACATTCTGGTCGACCGTCTGAAGCGCGAATTCAAGGTGGAAGCGAATATCGGTGCGCCGCAGGTGGCCTATCGTGAAACGATCAGCCACAAGATCGAACACACCTACACCCACAAGAAGCAGTCGGGTGGTTCTGGTCAGTTCGCAGAGGTCAAGCTGGAAATCAGCCCGACCGAACCGGGCGAAGGCTATTCGTTCGAATCCCGCATCGTCGGCGGCACGGTCCCGAAAGAATACATTCCGGGCGTCGAAAAGGGCATCAACTCTGTCATGGACTCCGGTCCTTTGGCAGGCTTCCCGGTGATCGACTTCAAGGTCGCGCTGCTGGACGGCAAATATCACGATGTCGACTCGTCGGTCTTGGCGTTTGAAATCGCATCGCGGATGGCCATGCGCGAAGGTCTGAAAAAGGCCGGCGCGAAGCTGCTGGAACCGATGATGAAGGTCGAAGTTATCTCGCCCGAGGAATACACGGGTTCGGTGATCGGCGACCTGACCTCGCGTCGTGGCCAAGTGACCGGTCAGGAACAGCGCGGCAACGCGATCGCCATCAACGCTTTCGTGCCGCTTGCAAACATGTTCGGCTACATCAACACGCTGCGGTCCATGTCTTCGGGGCGCGCGAACTTTACGATGCAGTTCGACCATTACGAGCCGGTTCCGCAGAACGTGTCCGAAGAGATCCAGAAGAAATACGCCTGATAGCAGCGGTGCGTGGGTTACCACGCACCCTACAAACCGTAGGGTGCGCGCTTGCGCGCACCGCCCCCCGAGAAAAGGAGATGCCACCATGGCAAAAGCAAAGTTTGACCGGACGAAACCGCATGTGAACATCGGCACGATTGGCCATGTTGACCATGGCAAGACGACGCTGACGGCGGCGATCACGAAGTATTTCGGTGATTTCCGGGCCTATGACCAGATTGACGGTGCGCCCGAAGAAAAGGCGCGCGGGATCACGATCTCGACCGCGCATGTGGAATATGAAACCGAAGCGCGTCACTACGCCCATGTGGACTGCCCCGGCCACGCCGACTACGTCAAGAACATGATCACCGGTGCGGCGCAGATGGACGGCGCGATCCTGGTGGTGAACGCTGCTGACGGCCCGATGCCGCAGACGCGCGAGCACATCCTGCTGGGCCGTCAGGTGGGCATTCCGTTCATGGTTGTGTACATGAACAAGGTCGACCAGGTCGATGACGAGGAACTGCTGGAGCTGGTGGAAATGGAAATCCGCGAGCTGCTGTCCTCCTACGACTACCCGGGCGACGATATTCCGATCATCAAAGGCTCGGCTCTGGCCGCGATGGAAGGGCGTGACCCGGAAATCGGCGAGAACTCGATCCGCGAGCTGCTGGCCGCTGTTGACAGCTACATCCCGACGCCCGAGCGCGCCGTGGACCAGCCCTTCCTGATGCCGATCGAGGACGTGTTCTCGATTTCCGGCCGCGGCACGGTTGTGACCGGTCGTGTGGAACGCGGCGTCATCAATGTGGGCGATTCGATCGAGATCGTGGGCATTCGCGACACCAAGACCACGACCTGCACGGGTGTGGAAATGTTCCGCAAGCTGCTGGATCGGGGTGAGGCTGGCGACAATATCGGTGCGCTGCTGCGCGGCATTGGCCGTGAAGATGTCGAGCGCGGGCAGGTGCTGTGCAAGCCGAAATCGGTGACGCCGCACACGCATTTCGAAGCCGAGGCCTATATCCTGACCAAGGAAGAAGGCGGCCGCCACACCCCGTTCTTCGCGAATTATCGCCCGCAATTCTACTTCCGCACGACGGATGTGACCGGCACGGTCCAGCTTCCCGAAGGCACGGAAATGGTGATGCCCGGCGACAACCTGAAATTCGAGGTCGAGCTGATCGCGCCCATCGCCATGGAAGAGAAGCTGCGCTTCGCCATCCGTGAAGGCGGCCGCACCGTCGGCGCAGGCGTCGTGTCGAAAATCATCAAGTGATGCGTCATCGGCGCGCCCTGTCAGGTGCGTCGAAGATCATCGCATATTGTGAC
The DNA window shown above is from Roseibaca calidilacus and carries:
- the rpsL gene encoding 30S ribosomal protein S12; amino-acid sequence: MPTIQQLIRKPRQPKVKRSKSMHLEQCPQKRGVCTRVYTTTPKKPNSAMRKVAKVRLTNGYEVISYIPGEKHNLQEHSVVLIRGGRVKDLPGVRYHILRGVLDTQGVKDRKQRRSKYGAKRPK
- the fusA gene encoding elongation factor G yields the protein MAREYPLERYRNFGIMAHIDAGKTTTTERILYYTGKSHKIGEVHDGAATMDWMEQEQERGITITSAATTTFWAKTIDGENQIGEKHRFNIIDTPGHVDFTIEVERSLAVLDGAICLLDGNAGVEPQTETVWRQADRYKVPRIVFVNKMDKIGADFFNCVKMIKDRTGATPLPIQLPIGAEDQLEGIIDLIAMEEWTWRGEDLGASWTRQPIRDDLKDLADEWRANMIEIVCDQDDDVMEAYLEGNEPDEATLRRLIRKGTLALDFVPVCTGSAFKNKGVQPLLNAVTDYLPSPLDVPAYMGFDPKDETETRDIPRSADDGQPFAGLAFKIMNDPFVGSLTFTRIYSGVISKGDGILNSTKGKKERVGRMMMMHSNSREEIDWAAAGDIIALAGLKETTTGDTLCDPAKPVVLETMTFPDPVIEIAVEPKTKADQEKMSQGLARLAAEDPSFRVETDLESGQTIMKGMGELHLDILVDRLKREFKVEANIGAPQVAYRETISHKIEHTYTHKKQSGGSGQFAEVKLEISPTEPGEGYSFESRIVGGTVPKEYIPGVEKGINSVMDSGPLAGFPVIDFKVALLDGKYHDVDSSVLAFEIASRMAMREGLKKAGAKLLEPMMKVEVISPEEYTGSVIGDLTSRRGQVTGQEQRGNAIAINAFVPLANMFGYINTLRSMSSGRANFTMQFDHYEPVPQNVSEEIQKKYA
- the tuf gene encoding elongation factor Tu, coding for MAKAKFDRTKPHVNIGTIGHVDHGKTTLTAAITKYFGDFRAYDQIDGAPEEKARGITISTAHVEYETEARHYAHVDCPGHADYVKNMITGAAQMDGAILVVNAADGPMPQTREHILLGRQVGIPFMVVYMNKVDQVDDEELLELVEMEIRELLSSYDYPGDDIPIIKGSALAAMEGRDPEIGENSIRELLAAVDSYIPTPERAVDQPFLMPIEDVFSISGRGTVVTGRVERGVINVGDSIEIVGIRDTKTTTCTGVEMFRKLLDRGEAGDNIGALLRGIGREDVERGQVLCKPKSVTPHTHFEAEAYILTKEEGGRHTPFFANYRPQFYFRTTDVTGTVQLPEGTEMVMPGDNLKFEVELIAPIAMEEKLRFAIREGGRTVGAGVVSKIIK
- a CDS encoding glycosyltransferase, which gives rise to MDFTPQVIVVIRFSYLGENGWRLTHGGLDANRATLYNEARLARRFKLFEALTLRSLLAQTDADFTTAILIGSDFPLAWRKRLTDLVRPLAKARIIALPPMKNFAATKKVLDLCTEAPSHVISLRLDDDDAMSLDCVAEQKRLAPMVLQISGVDTPTVIAFNNGLFLKIAEGGNKLFGVIESLPLGIGMGMIAPKGMRPTIFSTDHRQIHTRWNCYTDSMTPHFIRSVHGDNDSGARVYGVEKDYSDAELDQIMATRFPFTRAELMALHP
- the rpsG gene encoding 30S ribosomal protein S7, with protein sequence MSRRHAAEKREILPDAKFGDMVLSKFMNNLMIDGKKSVAESIVYNAMDRVEGKLKRAPIEVFHEALDNIKPSVEVRSRRVGGATYQVPVEVRPTRREALAIRWLIKAARARNENTMEERLAAELVDAVNSRGSAVKKREDTHKMADANKAFSHYRW
- a CDS encoding DMT family transporter, yielding MMTDNLRAAVFMMTGSSAFAVNDTFLKLLGDNLGMFQIITMRGVVVSLIFALLLWMQRAKISALVPKDRWLLAMRSGAEMGAAFFFFNALFHMPLAAVTAILQVVPLTVAAAAYLFLKEPLGWRRLSAILIGMGGVMLIVRPGTDSFTMASVHALLCVLMVTLRDLTTRVMAKGVPSSMVALTTAIGVTLMGAVGSVTEHWVVPAALSWAWLGGTVVFTVLGYYLVILAMRTGELTFVAPFRYASLLAALVLGWFVLSEWPAPLTFAGSAIVVATGVYTLYREGRARRRALAAKAALPRAPGEC